From Marinitoga hydrogenitolerans DSM 16785:
GCATATAACAAATTTCCTATTTTGAAAATTGCATAATAATCTATTTTATCTTTAAGAATTAAAAGTTTTTTTAAATTTTCAAAGGGATTCTTCTGCATTAAAGTCACTTCCTGTTTCTTCTTTTTTTTCTATTTCTTCTAGTTTTCTAAATATTTCTTCAAGATTCTTTGGGGTTTTTTTAGAACTAAACATTTTTTTCAACTCTTCATAATTTTTCTCAATTTCTTTAAAACTTTCAACTATATTCTCCATAATATTTTTGTTCTTATTTATAATTAGCTTCAATAAATTAAGAGCATTTTTTACCTGAGCTGCTGATATTGAATATTCTTTAATAAAATTCTCAATGTCTGTATAATTAGTTGTTACTTTTCTTATTTCAGAAATGTTTGAATCTATATTTTTAAATAATTCATCTAAAACATTCTTATACTCATTTAAATTCTCAATTATATGAGATACATGCGAATATGTTTTTACATTATAATCTTTTAAAACATAAGACATATCCCTCATATCAGCCGCAATTACAGCAAATGATAAAGCACCTTTCTCTTTCGATGCTTCAAGTGCTGCATTTAAAGATAATATTTCTGCTCTAAATGACAAATCGCTTACTTTCTCTGAAATATCAGTTATTCTATTTATCAAATCATTAAACAAAGATATTTTAGACTTAGATTTCAGCAAATTATGGCGCAATTTTTCAAGTTCTTCATCATATAATGAAAGTTTATTCTTGAAATTTTCTGAAACATTTTGAGAATCATTTACCGCCTGAGAAATTGCTTCAAATGTTTTTGAAAGTTTTTCAACAGTTTCATTTTCCTCATTTATTCGAGATATTTCTTCTTTAATCAATTCACCAGTTTCATTAATATTATTTTCTAATTTATTTATTTTCCTGGAAAAGTTATTAAAATTTTCTTTTAAATTCACGGTAGTCAATTGTAAATTATCAGAAAAATCAACAAACATGGGTTCTTTCACATTTATTTCTATATTATCGAAATTCAATTCATTTACTTTTTTTAACTCCTTTTTTAAAACTTCTATAGAGTTATAAAATCTCTTTTTTAAAATAATATTATTAAAAAGCACTTCTAATAAAATCAAAACTATTAAAAACATTAATCCTATCAAATAATACTTATTAAAATCAGGAGAAATTAAGTTTTTTTCTATATAAAATCCTATTCTCCATCCTACAGAATTAATTGGACTAACAAATAATAAATAATCCTTTTTGTTTTTTTTAACTTCTAAAAAACCATGAGAATTTTTCAAATCTCTTATTATATTTTCTCTAAAATTTTTGGCAAATGTCCCAGAGTTTATACTACCATCATTATTTACACTAAAATAAGTTCCCAAATTATCTATAAAAAATAGTTCCCCTTGTTTTTTAAATTTAAATTTATTTGAATCTAAAAAAACATTTTTTAAATTCAAAGCCCCACCAAAAATATACTTTTTACCATTATCATAATGTTCTAATGCAATTATAATAGCAACATCTCCCGAAATTTTCGACGTAAATATATCGCTAATTGCCCATTGTTTGTTATTTGTAAATATCTCTTGAAAATATCTATATCTTGAAATATTAGTGAAAATATTAGAACTTGAAATACTTTCTCCATCAGAATTTGCTACAAAAAATTCTTCGAATTCAGGAAATTTTTTTAATTGATTTTTTAAATATTTCAAAACTTTTCCTGTTTCTGTTGAATCATACGAAAAATCTTTTGGCATTAATTTCAATTTTTCAATTTCACTTTTAAAATATAGTGAAATATAATTACCTCTTTCATTTAAGTTATCCATTATACTTTCTGAAACAGGATCAGAAATATTTTTGATTAAATCAAATTTGAAAAAATAAATTATAGAAAATACCGATATAATCAAAAGTATAATCGTTACTAAATTCAAAAGCCCTTTCATAGATATCTTAGACATTTTTATCTCCCCTATCCTAAAATAATATTATCAATTAATCTTGCTTTACCCACAAAAGCAGCTACTGCAACAAGAACTTTCCCTTCTATTTTTTCAACATTTTCCAAACTATATTCATCAACTATTTCTATATAATCTATTTTCACTAATGGATTCTCATCAAATATTTTCTTCATTTCATTTTTTATTTTATTCACATCTCTTTCACCATTTTCAAACAATTCTTTAGCCCTTTTTAGCGATTTATTTAAAGCCAATGCTTGTAATCTTTCTTCATTATTCAAATAAATATTTCTTGAACTCATAGCTAGTCCATCTTTTTCCCTAATTATTGGCATTTCTACCATTTCAACATCCATATTTAAATCATCAACCATTTTTCTTAATACCCTAAATTGCTGCGCATCTTTTTGACCAAAATAAGCTCTAGTGGGCCTTACTATATTAAATAATTTTGAAACTATAGTTGTAACCCCTTTAAAATGTCCTGGCCTAGATTTGCCACAAAGTACCTTTGTTAATTTGACTTCCTCTACATAAGTAGAATAATCCCTTGCATACATTTCCTCAACTAACGGATGAAAAATATAATCAACATTAAATGGTTTTAACAAATCCATATCTCTATTTAAATCTCTTGGATATCTATCAAAATCTTCATTAGGACCAAACTGTGTAGGATTTACAAATATACTTACAACAACTATATCATTATCTTTTCTTGCTTGTTCAACCAATGACAAATGCCCCTTATGTAAATATCCCATAGTGGGAACAAATCCTATACTTTTCCCTTCTTTTATTAATTTATTTCTAATTTCTTTCATTTTATTAATATTCTCAATCAGTTCCATTTTCATCCCTCCATTTTACTAATACAATTTCTAAAAGAATTTTACCACATTAAATCTCTTTTTCAAAAAAAAATTTTTTACACTAATAGCATCTAAAAATAGTTTAAAACTTGAAATTTAATATCATATTGTTGTATAATCTTAAATGACTGTCTTTATATAATCACTAACACAAAAAATACATTCTTTTAAAAGGGGGTTACAAAAAGTATGAAGATTTCAAAGTATTTTCTCGTAGTTATACTTACGGTATTGTCTCTTTTTCTAATTAGTTGTGGGGCTCAACAACAAACAGCCGCAAACGAAGTTCCAGCAGTGGAAAAATTTGTTTCTGAAAATGAATCACCTGAAGCTACAGAATTGACCACAAAAGATGATTTCATAGAGTTAACATTCAAAGTCTCTTTACCAGAAAATACACCTCAAAACGAAAATATATATATCGTTGGTTCTTTTAATGATTGGAACCCTGGTGATGAGAATTATCTTTTAAAAAGAAATGGAAATATTGGAACAGTTGTTTTAAATGTTGAAAAGGATACAGAAATTGAATATAAATATACACGGGGCAATTGGGGTACAGTTGAAAAAGACGAAAACGACGAAGAAATCGAAAATAGAAAAGTTTTAGCGGATGAAAATAAAATTATTGAAGATGTTGTTGCAAGTTGGGCAGATATACCTGCTGAAATTAAAACAAAAGCGCAACCTGGTGAAAAAGCTGTTGTCACATTTGAAGTTACACTTCCTTCGAACACCCCTAAATCAGATCCAATATATATTGTAGGTAATTTCAACAATTGGGATCCAGGGCAGCTTGAAATGGATAGAAATGAAAATAAAGCAACATATCACTTAGAAACAGAAGTGGGAAAGAGATTGGAATACAAATATACAAGAGGAAATTGGGATACTGTTGAAAAAGACGAAAATGGCGAAGAAATTTCAAATAGAGTATTAATAGTAACAGATACAGAACAATTGCAAACAGATAAGGTTGCTTCATGGAGAGATATTCCACCACAAGAAACTTCAAATTCATCAGAAACACCTGAAGTAAAAAACATTTCTGATGAAGCAATTGAAAACTTTTTATCTTCAATTCCAAAAGGTGATGAGAATAAAGAACCATTAAAAGTTGCTATTGTATGGCATCATCATCAACCTTCATATAAAATTCCAGGAAATTTAAATGCCGAAATGCCATGGGTTAGAGCTCATGCTATAAATGATTATCCATATATGGCAGATTTGGTTGACAAATACTTAACTTCAGGAAGTGTTACATTTAATATTACACCAGTATTATTAATGCAATTAATGGATTACGTCAATAATGGAGCTAAAGATAAATATTTGGAACTTTCTTTAAAAGATAATTTAACAGATAAAGAAAAAGAATTTGTAAAGTGGCATTTTTTTGATATAAATCCACAATTTATTGATTCTCACCCAAGATATTCAGAATTAAGAGAAAAAAGAGATAAAAATGAAGAATTTACTTCCCAAGATTGGTTAGATTTAAAAGTAGCATGGAATCTTTATTGGATAAACATTGAATATATAAATAGGGATGCTAAGTTAAGAGAGTTAGCTGAAAAAGATAAAAATTATACAAAAGAAGATTTAGATTATGTAATTTCAAAACATTATGAATTAATGTCTCAAATTGTAGAAAAATATAAAAAATTATGGGATGAAGGAAAAATCGAATTAACAACAACACCTTATTATCATCCAATTTTACCGTTATTAGTAGATATGGGATGGCCTGAAGACGCTAAAGCCCAAATATCAAGGGGATTGGAATATTTCTCGAAAATCTTTGGAAGAAAACCTGTAGGAATGTGGCCTTCAGAACAAGCTGTTAGCTCACCTCTTGTTCCTATGTTTGCTGATAATAATGTAAAATGGATAATTACAGATAAACAGATTTTACAAAAAGCCGGAATCAACACTGGTGATCCACGTCAATTATATAAGCCATATAAAGTAACAGTGGATGGAAAAAGTGTCATTGTATTTTTTAGAGATACCGACTTATCTGATAGAATAGGTTTCAAATATTCAAACATGTCAAAAGAAAATGCTGTAAAAGACTTTCTTAGCACGTTACACGATATACAAAAAATGAACGATAATGGTGATATGATTGTTACAGTAGCTCTTGACGGTGAAAATGCTTGGGAACATTACCCAAATAATGGTAATGATTTTAGAAAATTATTTTATCAAGCTTTATCAAATGACCCTTACATTGAATTAGTTACACCTAATGAATACATAGAAAGTTATAATATAGAAGGTGAATTAAAACAATTACCAAAAGGTTCATGGGTTGGCGGAAGTCTGGATACATGGTA
This genomic window contains:
- a CDS encoding glucodextranase DOMON-like domain-containing protein; translated protein: MKISKYFLVVILTVLSLFLISCGAQQQTAANEVPAVEKFVSENESPEATELTTKDDFIELTFKVSLPENTPQNENIYIVGSFNDWNPGDENYLLKRNGNIGTVVLNVEKDTEIEYKYTRGNWGTVEKDENDEEIENRKVLADENKIIEDVVASWADIPAEIKTKAQPGEKAVVTFEVTLPSNTPKSDPIYIVGNFNNWDPGQLEMDRNENKATYHLETEVGKRLEYKYTRGNWDTVEKDENGEEISNRVLIVTDTEQLQTDKVASWRDIPPQETSNSSETPEVKNISDEAIENFLSSIPKGDENKEPLKVAIVWHHHQPSYKIPGNLNAEMPWVRAHAINDYPYMADLVDKYLTSGSVTFNITPVLLMQLMDYVNNGAKDKYLELSLKDNLTDKEKEFVKWHFFDINPQFIDSHPRYSELREKRDKNEEFTSQDWLDLKVAWNLYWINIEYINRDAKLRELAEKDKNYTKEDLDYVISKHYELMSQIVEKYKKLWDEGKIELTTTPYYHPILPLLVDMGWPEDAKAQISRGLEYFSKIFGRKPVGMWPSEQAVSSPLVPMFADNNVKWIITDKQILQKAGINTGDPRQLYKPYKVTVDGKSVIVFFRDTDLSDRIGFKYSNMSKENAVKDFLSTLHDIQKMNDNGDMIVTVALDGENAWEHYPNNGNDFRKLFYQALSNDPYIELVTPNEYIESYNIEGELKQLPKGSWVGGSLDTWYGEKEENEGWERLSEARKVLMNNKDKLSDAEFKKALDILYAAEGSDWFWWYGADQDAGNNEVLFDMHFKKLLIQLYRISKVPEDKIPGYLFIANKKPSSATQGNIGKVEITLDGEIDNNEITKSGYFADDDSGVMHREGDLISGFYVGRDNSNIYVAIELKKSLDELAGKPYKLEIYTDAPNAKKLNTKTAYSKTGEDITDLGFALAKRFSFNLQKYPKSHDLYYYNASGTERWMISGKSSKYIAAKNNIVEFKIPFDLLGIKSGDELNLAVVMAFTEKNNSGDVDFAPNSGPVHIMIPKEIGGKLIKTFEDPIGDEDGPGGYTYPKDGAFEPYKGLWDIEWVKVFDNDDSIVFKFKFGEMTNPWGAPKGFSHQLINIYLDTKNGGVTKTYKDGARVSFDKNHPWDYFIKIAGWPSYGQLLATSDGQELPEGVQVEADPGEKIITVIVMKKFIELENNKIYAYFMVGSQDGYGADHYRAVTPKETQWTLGGYPSDAGDFGPYVLDIIVPEGYDQYSILSGYDASKEKYATLIPVEIDF
- the panC gene encoding pantoate--beta-alanine ligase, with protein sequence MELIENINKMKEIRNKLIKEGKSIGFVPTMGYLHKGHLSLVEQARKDNDIVVVSIFVNPTQFGPNEDFDRYPRDLNRDMDLLKPFNVDYIFHPLVEEMYARDYSTYVEEVKLTKVLCGKSRPGHFKGVTTIVSKLFNIVRPTRAYFGQKDAQQFRVLRKMVDDLNMDVEMVEMPIIREKDGLAMSSRNIYLNNEERLQALALNKSLKRAKELFENGERDVNKIKNEMKKIFDENPLVKIDYIEIVDEYSLENVEKIEGKVLVAVAAFVGKARLIDNIILG
- a CDS encoding cache domain-containing protein, with translation MSKISMKGLLNLVTIILLIISVFSIIYFFKFDLIKNISDPVSESIMDNLNERGNYISLYFKSEIEKLKLMPKDFSYDSTETGKVLKYLKNQLKKFPEFEEFFVANSDGESISSSNIFTNISRYRYFQEIFTNNKQWAISDIFTSKISGDVAIIIALEHYDNGKKYIFGGALNLKNVFLDSNKFKFKKQGELFFIDNLGTYFSVNNDGSINSGTFAKNFRENIIRDLKNSHGFLEVKKNKKDYLLFVSPINSVGWRIGFYIEKNLISPDFNKYYLIGLMFLIVLILLEVLFNNIILKKRFYNSIEVLKKELKKVNELNFDNIEINVKEPMFVDFSDNLQLTTVNLKENFNNFSRKINKLENNINETGELIKEEISRINEENETVEKLSKTFEAISQAVNDSQNVSENFKNKLSLYDEELEKLRHNLLKSKSKISLFNDLINRITDISEKVSDLSFRAEILSLNAALEASKEKGALSFAVIAADMRDMSYVLKDYNVKTYSHVSHIIENLNEYKNVLDELFKNIDSNISEIRKVTTNYTDIENFIKEYSISAAQVKNALNLLKLIINKNKNIMENIVESFKEIEKNYEELKKMFSSKKTPKNLEEIFRKLEEIEKKEETGSDFNAEESL